One genomic region from Prochlorococcus marinus str. SB encodes:
- the urtC gene encoding urea ABC transporter permease subunit UrtC, with product MSLSKIKFDKKIVLSFWVILIALIIAAPTLLPVFRLNLLGRYLSLSIVALGVDLIWGYTGLLSLGQGIFFALGGYCAAMYLQITSSSEFPNNIPEFFALYGVEKLPFFWEPFRSPFFTFFAIWIIPALVAGLIGFLVFRNRIKGVYFSILTQASLLVFFNFFNGQQKLINGTNGLKTDVTQLFGQMVGSESMQRVFFWITAILVIAAWFFAKWVVKGRFGNILIGIRDDEPRVRFTGYNPVIFKTIIFSIAGGLAGISGALYTVQSGIVSPQFMTVPFSIEMVIWVAVGGRGTLLGAILGAVFINYAKSLVSEALPASWMFIQGGLFILVVTALPEGVLGWIQGDGPRNLLQRFGLKRKIETYPSLEVNNKEGNNE from the coding sequence ATGTCCTTAAGTAAAATTAAATTTGATAAAAAAATTGTATTATCATTTTGGGTAATATTAATAGCCTTAATTATTGCAGCACCAACTTTACTCCCTGTATTTAGATTAAACCTTCTCGGTAGATACTTATCCTTATCCATAGTTGCACTTGGTGTTGATCTTATCTGGGGATATACAGGTTTACTAAGTCTTGGACAAGGTATATTTTTTGCGCTAGGTGGATATTGTGCAGCAATGTATTTGCAAATAACCAGCTCCTCGGAATTTCCAAATAATATTCCTGAATTTTTTGCTTTATATGGTGTTGAAAAATTACCTTTTTTCTGGGAACCGTTTAGATCTCCTTTTTTTACCTTCTTTGCTATCTGGATAATTCCAGCATTGGTTGCAGGATTAATTGGTTTTCTTGTTTTCAGGAATAGAATCAAAGGGGTTTATTTTTCTATACTTACTCAAGCTTCTCTTCTTGTATTCTTTAACTTCTTTAATGGACAACAAAAACTTATAAATGGAACAAACGGATTAAAAACAGATGTAACACAACTATTTGGTCAGATGGTAGGTTCTGAGTCCATGCAAAGAGTATTCTTTTGGATAACAGCCATACTAGTAATAGCAGCATGGTTTTTTGCAAAGTGGGTCGTTAAAGGAAGATTTGGAAATATCCTTATAGGAATACGAGATGATGAACCAAGAGTTAGGTTTACAGGATACAACCCAGTTATATTCAAGACGATAATATTTTCTATTGCTGGAGGTCTCGCAGGAATTTCTGGAGCTTTATATACCGTTCAGTCTGGAATAGTATCCCCTCAATTTATGACGGTTCCCTTTTCTATAGAAATGGTTATATGGGTTGCTGTTGGAGGAAGAGGAACTTTGTTGGGAGCGATACTAGGAGCAGTTTTCATCAACTATGCAAAAAGTCTAGTAAGTGAAGCTTTACCTGCTAGCTGGATGTTTATTCAAGGCGGGTTATTTATCTTAGTTGTAACAGCTCTGCCAGAAGGAGTTTTAGGATGGATTCAAGGAGATGGTCCTAGGAATCTTCTTCAAAGATTTGGTTTGAAAAGAAAAATTGAAACCTATCCAAGCTTAGAAGTTAACAATAAGGAGGGGAATAATGAATAA
- a CDS encoding ABC transporter permease subunit: MELLLDSLFNGVAIGSVLLVAALGLAIVFGLMGVINLAHGELMMLGAYTTYVTQLIFKLPILKPFYNSYIIVSIFLAFIVSGVVGILLEKTIIRKLYGSPLETLLATWGVSLILQQFVRSVPLAYGTGLVISLLIGLFLPTTFPSKIKESINFKYFKFSSWIFAALTGVLTGSVISSSVSKLSRASARNVDVTAPSWMRGQVEIIGTAFPKTRLMIIVITLISVIAITLFLNQSAWGMRIRAVTQNRQMSDCLGISTEKVDIITFGIGSGLAGVAGVAVSLLGSVGPNVGGNYIVGCFMVVVLGGVGNLLGTVLASFGIGIMTDLIGAGRLLSIWPDMPLPLSNTINFFATTSMARVMIFALIVIFLQFKPTGLFPQKGRMVEN, translated from the coding sequence TTGGAGTTACTTCTCGATAGTCTTTTTAATGGTGTTGCAATCGGATCTGTACTACTTGTTGCTGCATTAGGTCTAGCAATTGTTTTTGGTCTTATGGGTGTAATAAATCTTGCCCATGGAGAACTTATGATGCTTGGGGCTTACACAACATATGTAACACAACTAATTTTCAAATTACCTATATTAAAACCTTTCTACAATTCGTACATAATAGTCTCTATCTTTCTTGCTTTTATTGTTAGTGGAGTAGTAGGCATTCTCCTAGAAAAAACTATAATAAGAAAGCTTTATGGAAGTCCACTAGAAACACTACTCGCAACTTGGGGCGTAAGCTTAATTCTACAACAATTTGTCAGAAGTGTACCTTTAGCTTATGGGACCGGTCTGGTTATAAGTCTGTTAATTGGTTTATTCTTACCAACAACATTCCCTTCAAAAATAAAAGAATCAATAAATTTCAAATATTTTAAATTTAGTTCTTGGATATTTGCTGCCTTAACTGGGGTTCTGACAGGTAGCGTAATCTCATCCTCTGTCAGCAAACTTAGTAGAGCAAGCGCTCGAAATGTTGATGTAACAGCACCCTCATGGATGAGAGGTCAAGTAGAAATTATTGGCACTGCATTTCCTAAAACAAGATTAATGATAATTGTCATTACTCTAATATCAGTAATAGCAATAACTTTATTTCTTAATCAAAGTGCTTGGGGGATGCGTATAAGAGCAGTTACTCAGAACCGACAAATGAGTGATTGCCTTGGTATATCTACCGAAAAAGTGGATATAATTACTTTTGGCATTGGATCTGGCTTAGCAGGAGTTGCAGGGGTAGCAGTATCTCTTTTAGGTTCTGTAGGTCCAAATGTTGGAGGAAACTATATAGTTGGTTGTTTTATGGTTGTAGTGCTGGGAGGAGTAGGCAATTTATTAGGAACAGTACTTGCTTCATTTGGGATAGGAATAATGACTGATTTAATTGGAGCTGGAAGGCTTTTATCAATATGGCCAGATATGCCTTTACCTTTATCAAACACAATTAACTTTTTTGCGACCACAAGTATGGCAAGAGTAATGATATTTGCGCTAATTGTTATATTCTTACAATTTAAACCTACAGGTTTATTTCCTCAAAAAGGAAGGATGGTTGAAAACTAA
- the urtA gene encoding urea ABC transporter substrate-binding protein: protein MRISRRILAGLATASLAVTATSCGGGGTSGSFDDTVTVGILHSLSGTMAISESTLVDTEKMAIEEINAAGGVKVGGKSYKIEYIVEDGASDWPTFAEKSKKLIDQDGVPVVFGGWTSASRKAMLPVYESKDAFLYYPIQYEAQECSNNIFYTGATPNQQSEPATDFMYKRSPAAGGDFFLVGSDYVFPRTSNTITKAQVAQLGGKVVGEDYLPLGNTEVAPIISKIKKALPKGGIIINTLNGDQNVAFFKQIQDAGITPSSGYYVMNYSIAEEEISTIGPEFLEGHYGAWNYMMSIDTPASKKFAESFKKRWGADRVVADPQESAYNMVYLWKQAVEDAGTFDDNAVREALVGQKFDAPQGPVEVMPNHHLSQTVRIGEINAEGGFTILEETGVVLPQAWNQKHPSSKGFACDWTDPSKGEKYKL, encoded by the coding sequence ATGAGAATTTCAAGGCGTATTTTGGCAGGATTAGCTACTGCCTCACTTGCTGTTACTGCAACTTCATGCGGTGGAGGCGGAACCTCCGGAAGTTTCGATGACACAGTAACCGTTGGTATTTTGCATTCGTTATCTGGAACAATGGCAATTTCTGAATCAACACTCGTTGATACTGAAAAAATGGCTATTGAAGAGATAAATGCTGCTGGTGGTGTAAAAGTTGGCGGTAAAAGCTACAAAATAGAATACATAGTTGAAGATGGTGCATCTGACTGGCCTACTTTTGCTGAAAAATCTAAGAAACTTATTGACCAAGACGGAGTACCTGTCGTATTTGGTGGTTGGACTTCTGCGAGTAGAAAAGCAATGTTACCAGTCTACGAATCAAAGGATGCCTTCCTTTACTACCCAATTCAATATGAAGCTCAAGAATGTTCTAACAACATTTTCTATACAGGGGCCACTCCAAACCAACAGTCAGAACCAGCTACAGATTTCATGTATAAGCGTTCTCCCGCAGCTGGTGGAGATTTCTTCCTTGTAGGTTCTGATTATGTTTTCCCAAGAACTTCAAACACAATTACAAAAGCTCAAGTAGCTCAGTTGGGGGGTAAAGTTGTTGGAGAAGATTACCTTCCATTAGGAAATACGGAAGTTGCTCCAATTATCTCAAAAATCAAAAAGGCGCTTCCTAAAGGTGGAATAATCATTAACACACTTAATGGTGACCAAAACGTTGCATTCTTCAAACAGATTCAAGACGCAGGTATCACACCTTCAAGTGGCTACTACGTAATGAACTATTCAATTGCTGAAGAAGAGATTAGTACAATTGGTCCAGAGTTCCTTGAAGGTCACTACGGCGCTTGGAACTACATGATGTCAATTGATACTCCCGCATCTAAGAAATTTGCTGAAAGTTTCAAGAAAAGATGGGGAGCTGATCGTGTTGTAGCTGATCCTCAAGAATCTGCCTATAATATGGTCTACTTGTGGAAACAAGCAGTTGAAGATGCTGGAACATTCGACGACAACGCAGTAAGGGAAGCTCTAGTTGGACAAAAGTTTGATGCCCCACAAGGTCCTGTTGAAGTCATGCCTAATCACCACTTATCTCAAACAGTAAGAATTGGAGAGATTAATGCAGAGGGTGGATTTACAATCCTTGAAGAGACAGGAGTTGTTCTTCCTCAAGCATGGAACCAAAAGCATCCAAGTTCTAAAGGATTTGCATGCGATTGGACAGATCCTTCAAAAGGAGAAAAGTATAAGCTTTAA
- the ureG gene encoding urease accessory protein UreG — MSSKLRVGVAGPVGSGKTALVETLCLNLKKNYEIAVVTNDIYTKEDANFLINKKVLEEGRIIGVETGGCPHTAIREDCSLNKNAVLDLENKYNPLDFVFVESGGDNLASSFSPELVDLSIYVIDVSAGDKIPRKGGPGITRSDLLLINKIDLADMVGADLNIMKSDTEFMRKGKPWFFTNLSSGKGVEEITHFLESHIPNNRIEKNVHY; from the coding sequence ATGAGCAGCAAATTGAGAGTGGGAGTTGCTGGACCTGTTGGTTCAGGAAAAACTGCATTAGTAGAAACTCTATGCTTAAACCTGAAAAAAAATTATGAGATAGCAGTTGTTACCAATGATATTTACACTAAAGAAGATGCTAATTTTCTAATAAATAAAAAAGTTTTAGAGGAAGGAAGGATTATTGGTGTAGAAACAGGAGGTTGTCCTCATACAGCGATAAGAGAGGATTGTTCCTTAAATAAAAATGCAGTTTTAGATTTAGAAAATAAATATAATCCATTAGATTTTGTTTTTGTAGAAAGTGGAGGTGATAATTTAGCATCTAGTTTTAGTCCAGAACTTGTAGATCTATCAATATATGTAATCGATGTATCTGCCGGAGACAAAATCCCTAGAAAAGGGGGGCCAGGGATAACAAGATCAGATTTGCTATTAATAAACAAAATTGACTTAGCAGATATGGTGGGTGCAGATTTAAATATTATGAAAAGTGATACGGAATTCATGAGAAAAGGGAAACCTTGGTTTTTTACCAACCTTAGTAGCGGCAAAGGAGTTGAAGAAATAACTCATTTTTTAGAATCACATATACCAAACAATCGAATCGAGAAAAATGTCCATTACTAA
- a CDS encoding urease accessory protein UreF produces MSKSHLLKYLLISPNLPVGGFCYSEGMESYLHKKNLKDSNSVKELIINEIKIGQIRLDAKLLLVFFDIFNEINDGKNLKSNLQKLLSLDKWILSSKDSLEMREQQIQMSKSLFDLTKEFGFEYLYENNKKSSWSLAWSWACYCFEITRLEMVENFFYAWSANQLSAALRIIPIGSTKAQLIQRDLLIIISKVSKEIMDKEIGDIYFGNVGLAMAQQNHNDLYTKLFRN; encoded by the coding sequence ATGAGTAAAAGTCACTTATTAAAATATTTATTAATAAGTCCTAACTTACCTGTTGGAGGATTTTGTTATTCAGAGGGAATGGAGAGTTATCTTCATAAAAAAAATTTAAAGGACTCAAATTCGGTAAAAGAATTAATAATAAATGAAATAAAAATTGGCCAGATCAGACTAGATGCAAAACTTTTATTAGTTTTTTTTGACATTTTCAACGAGATAAACGACGGCAAAAACTTAAAAAGTAATTTACAAAAGCTATTGAGTTTGGACAAATGGATCCTCTCATCAAAAGACTCTCTCGAAATGAGAGAACAACAAATTCAAATGTCAAAATCTCTCTTTGATTTAACCAAAGAATTTGGATTTGAATATCTATATGAAAATAATAAAAAAAGCTCCTGGTCATTAGCGTGGAGTTGGGCTTGTTATTGTTTTGAAATTACTCGATTAGAAATGGTTGAGAATTTTTTCTACGCTTGGAGTGCAAACCAACTTAGTGCAGCATTAAGAATTATTCCTATTGGATCAACAAAAGCACAATTAATTCAGAGGGACTTATTAATAATAATTTCAAAAGTTTCTAAAGAAATTATGGACAAAGAAATTGGTGACATCTATTTTGGCAATGTAGGTTTAGCTATGGCACAACAAAATCATAATGACCTTTATACAAAACTTTTTAGAAATTAA
- the ureE gene encoding urease accessory protein UreE: MRMNKQIVVTDWIEGKPSLGSFLKLTLSSDERGILRGKRLTDCDQEIILQLPRKGKLNDGDILSTNKSNFYVEIIAKIEDLIEISSNSKIELIKTAYHLGNRHVELEIEEGILLTKSDSVIKNMLLNFKVDVKNTKKKFFPERGAHYHE, translated from the coding sequence ATGAGAATGAATAAACAAATTGTTGTAACTGATTGGATTGAGGGAAAACCGTCATTAGGTTCTTTTTTGAAACTTACCTTAAGTTCAGATGAAAGAGGAATCTTACGAGGTAAAAGATTAACTGATTGTGATCAAGAAATAATTTTACAATTACCTAGAAAGGGCAAATTAAATGATGGAGATATTCTTTCAACTAATAAGTCCAATTTTTATGTAGAGATAATTGCCAAAATAGAAGATTTAATTGAAATAAGTTCAAATTCTAAAATTGAGCTTATTAAAACAGCTTATCATCTAGGAAATAGGCACGTGGAATTAGAAATCGAAGAAGGCATTCTTTTAACAAAAAGTGATTCTGTTATTAAAAATATGCTTCTTAATTTTAAAGTTGATGTAAAAAATACCAAGAAAAAGTTTTTTCCTGAAAGAGGTGCCCATTATCATGAGTAA
- a CDS encoding urease accessory protein UreD, with translation MIKTSWEGNCFLNFFNNKASLGNVDKTIFKSKSTSPYKLLKSTHDQEGRCILPVLHTAGGLVGGDLLDFEVNLEKNSKVLLTTSSAQKVYGSVGRSKINPKGSFSKQKNLINILDNSHLEYLPQETIIFANGLYEQIFKVSISETSSFLFTDLIRLGRSSSGESIESGVFRSKLEIVRKNDLLDDYEYVDQIELSKASFVAKSGMDYMPVFGSLIWICEKDFSKSKINNLVRNIKKIFNETNNNLSIGILENGISVRFLGSSSQDARKCFFCIWKQIRSVCGFCKPKYQGVWPLQDSMNY, from the coding sequence ATGATTAAAACTTCATGGGAAGGTAATTGTTTCTTAAATTTTTTCAATAATAAAGCAAGTTTAGGAAATGTTGATAAAACAATCTTTAAATCTAAATCAACTTCTCCTTATAAGTTATTAAAGTCTACTCATGATCAAGAGGGCAGATGCATTTTGCCTGTTCTACATACTGCAGGTGGATTGGTAGGAGGTGATTTACTCGATTTTGAAGTAAACCTTGAAAAAAACTCTAAAGTTTTGTTGACTACTTCTTCAGCTCAGAAAGTATATGGATCAGTTGGAAGATCTAAAATAAATCCAAAAGGAAGTTTTTCAAAGCAAAAGAATCTCATAAACATTCTTGACAATTCTCATTTAGAGTATCTTCCCCAAGAAACAATCATCTTTGCAAATGGTTTATATGAGCAAATTTTTAAAGTATCTATTTCAGAAACTTCAAGTTTTTTATTTACCGATTTAATAAGACTTGGAAGGTCTTCTTCCGGAGAATCTATTGAGAGTGGAGTTTTTAGGTCAAAATTAGAAATTGTGAGAAAAAATGATTTACTTGATGATTATGAATATGTTGATCAGATTGAATTATCTAAGGCAAGTTTTGTGGCCAAGTCAGGTATGGATTACATGCCCGTTTTTGGATCCTTAATTTGGATTTGCGAAAAAGATTTTTCCAAGTCAAAAATAAATAATCTTGTGAGAAATATAAAAAAGATTTTCAATGAAACTAATAATAATTTATCTATTGGAATCCTTGAAAATGGCATCTCTGTACGATTCCTAGGAAGTTCTTCTCAAGATGCTAGAAAATGTTTTTTTTGTATTTGGAAACAAATTAGGTCTGTTTGTGGATTTTGTAAGCCAAAATATCAAGGTGTATGGCCTTTACAAGATTCTATGAATTATTAA
- a CDS encoding urease subunit gamma, whose amino-acid sequence MHLSPQEKDKLLIFSAALLAERRLGRGLKLNYPETIAFLSFQVLEGARDGKSVSQLMSEGTTWLSKSQVMEGIPEMVDEVQIEAVFPDGTKLVTIHNPIN is encoded by the coding sequence ATGCATCTTTCACCTCAAGAAAAAGATAAATTATTAATTTTTTCTGCTGCGCTCTTAGCTGAAAGAAGGCTTGGTCGAGGTCTTAAACTTAATTATCCTGAAACAATTGCTTTTTTGAGTTTTCAAGTTCTTGAAGGAGCTCGAGATGGGAAAAGTGTAAGTCAATTAATGTCAGAGGGAACTACCTGGCTTTCAAAATCACAAGTTATGGAGGGCATTCCTGAAATGGTTGATGAAGTTCAAATAGAAGCAGTTTTCCCTGATGGAACAAAGTTAGTTACTATTCACAATCCGATTAACTAA
- a CDS encoding urease subunit beta, translating into MSNLIPGEIISEQGEIELNLGKEVKTVKVSNSGDRPVQIGSHYHFFEANKALIFDREITLGFRLDIPAGTAIRFEPGDTTDVKLVPYSGLRIANGFNSLVNGSLDT; encoded by the coding sequence ATGAGCAATTTAATTCCTGGAGAAATAATTTCTGAACAAGGTGAAATCGAATTAAATCTTGGTAAGGAGGTTAAAACAGTAAAAGTTTCTAATTCTGGAGATAGACCTGTACAAATTGGATCTCATTATCATTTTTTTGAAGCTAATAAGGCTTTAATTTTTGATCGAGAGATAACACTTGGTTTTCGTCTTGACATTCCTGCAGGAACAGCAATTAGATTTGAACCTGGAGATACTACTGATGTCAAATTAGTTCCATATTCAGGTTTAAGAATTGCAAATGGTTTTAATTCATTGGTTAACGGTTCTTTAGATACTTAA
- the ureC gene encoding urease subunit alpha, which produces MSYKIDRNTYAQTYGPTTGDRVRLADTELFIEVEKDLTTYGDEVKFGGGKVIRDGMGQSQVRRADGAVDTVITNALIVDWWGIIKADVGIKDGMIFGIGKAGNPDIQDNVDIVIGASTEVIAGEGHILTAGSIDTHIHFICPQQIETALASGITTMLGGGTGPATGTNATTCTPGSFHISRMLQSAEAFPMNLGFFGKGNSTNESNLIDQVEAGACGLKLHEDWGTTPSTINSCLNVADNFDVQVCIHTDTLNEAGFVEDTINAIAGRTIHTFHTEGAGGGHAPDIIKVCGEKNVLPSSTNPTRPYTRNTLEEHLDMLMVCHHLDSKIPEDIAFAESRIRRETIAAEDILHDLGAFSIIASDSQAMGRVGEVITRTFQTAHKMKVQRGPLAEDSDRNDNYRVKRYISKVTINPAIAHGIDKYVGSIEKGKIADLVLWKPSFFAVKPELVVKGGSIVWSQMGDANASIPTPGPVHGRPMFASFGKSLIKSSFTFLSKNSIDQNIPYKLDLQKKCIAVENTRNINKSNLKLNSKLPNISVDPQTYEVFSDGELLTCEPLDEVPMAQRYFLL; this is translated from the coding sequence ATGTCCTATAAAATTGACAGAAATACTTATGCGCAAACTTACGGACCCACAACCGGAGATCGAGTAAGGCTTGCTGATACCGAACTTTTTATAGAAGTAGAAAAGGATTTAACTACATACGGAGATGAAGTTAAATTCGGTGGAGGTAAAGTTATTCGAGATGGGATGGGACAGTCTCAAGTAAGAAGAGCTGATGGAGCAGTAGATACCGTAATAACTAATGCTTTGATAGTAGATTGGTGGGGAATTATTAAAGCTGATGTGGGTATAAAAGATGGAATGATTTTCGGAATTGGTAAGGCTGGTAATCCTGATATCCAAGATAATGTTGATATTGTTATTGGCGCATCAACAGAAGTAATAGCAGGAGAAGGCCATATTCTTACTGCAGGTTCAATAGATACCCATATACATTTTATATGTCCCCAACAAATTGAAACGGCACTAGCTTCTGGAATCACAACTATGTTGGGAGGAGGAACTGGTCCTGCAACTGGCACAAATGCTACTACTTGTACTCCTGGTTCTTTTCATATTTCAAGAATGCTTCAATCTGCAGAGGCATTTCCCATGAATTTGGGTTTTTTTGGAAAAGGAAACTCAACAAACGAGAGCAATCTTATTGATCAGGTTGAAGCTGGTGCTTGCGGATTAAAGCTTCATGAGGATTGGGGTACGACTCCCTCTACCATAAATTCTTGTTTAAATGTTGCAGATAACTTTGATGTTCAAGTTTGTATTCATACCGATACCTTAAATGAGGCAGGCTTTGTTGAAGATACCATTAATGCTATTGCAGGTAGAACAATTCATACTTTTCACACTGAAGGAGCGGGCGGTGGTCATGCCCCAGATATTATTAAAGTTTGTGGAGAAAAAAATGTCCTTCCAAGTAGTACAAATCCAACAAGACCTTATACGAGAAACACATTAGAGGAACATCTTGATATGCTAATGGTCTGTCATCATTTAGATTCTAAAATTCCAGAAGATATTGCATTCGCTGAATCAAGGATAAGAAGAGAGACCATTGCAGCTGAGGATATCCTTCATGACTTAGGCGCATTCTCCATTATTGCTAGTGACTCTCAAGCTATGGGAAGAGTTGGGGAAGTAATAACAAGAACTTTTCAAACAGCTCATAAAATGAAAGTCCAAAGGGGTCCATTAGCAGAGGATTCTGATAGGAACGATAATTACAGAGTAAAGAGATATATCTCTAAAGTTACAATTAATCCTGCAATAGCTCATGGTATTGATAAATATGTAGGGTCTATAGAAAAGGGAAAAATTGCAGACTTAGTATTGTGGAAACCTTCTTTTTTTGCTGTGAAGCCTGAATTAGTTGTTAAAGGAGGATCTATAGTTTGGTCCCAAATGGGTGATGCAAATGCTTCAATTCCTACTCCAGGCCCTGTACATGGTCGGCCTATGTTTGCAAGTTTTGGCAAATCTCTAATTAAGAGTTCTTTTACCTTTTTAAGTAAAAATTCAATTGATCAAAATATTCCCTATAAATTAGACTTACAAAAAAAATGCATTGCTGTAGAAAATACCAGAAATATCAATAAATCAAACTTAAAACTTAATAGTAAACTACCAAATATTTCAGTTGACCCTCAAACTTACGAAGTTTTTTCTGATGGGGAACTCCTTACTTGTGAACCTCTTGATGAAGTCCCAATGGCTCAAAGGTACTTTTTGCTTTAG
- a CDS encoding glycosyl transferase, whose amino-acid sequence MDFQQGLITTIHEYGVTRNLLKELNKSLKKRSTSILIPCLYEEFERPALKDIREVLKGLSGLNELVIALSAKTAEQVKSAKSFFDSMPFPVHVQWTNSPSVIELLKSQEKNGLELLGTPGKGWAVWQGIGVATRKSEVVALFDADIRTFSPLYPSRMILPLLDESYGISYVKAFYSRLSLETNQLQGRATRLFVGPLLASLEQLVGNGPFLQYLQSFRYPLAGEFAFTKDLAMNLRIPCDWGLEIGLLSEVYRNVRTSKIAQVDLGLFDHKHKNIGDSSKEGLQKMCTEILSSVLRGLMEHQAETLTSTQLATLEVLYKRVGEDRVKKFGLDSAVNQLPYDRHEEELSVQKFAKLLRPATENYLACPTTQQLPSWSRVLSCENKLQEDLAIAGTQDIKTTKKELIKNF is encoded by the coding sequence ATGGACTTTCAACAAGGTTTAATCACAACAATACATGAATATGGAGTTACAAGAAATTTACTTAAAGAATTAAACAAAAGTCTTAAAAAAAGATCAACTAGTATTCTAATACCTTGCTTGTATGAAGAATTTGAGCGTCCAGCATTAAAAGATATAAGAGAAGTTTTAAAAGGCCTTTCAGGCTTAAATGAATTAGTTATTGCTCTTTCTGCAAAAACTGCTGAGCAAGTTAAATCAGCGAAATCATTTTTTGACTCAATGCCATTTCCAGTTCATGTTCAATGGACTAATTCTCCCTCAGTAATAGAACTATTAAAAAGCCAAGAAAAAAATGGGTTAGAACTTTTAGGAACTCCAGGAAAAGGATGGGCTGTATGGCAAGGCATAGGAGTTGCGACGAGAAAATCAGAAGTTGTTGCTCTTTTTGATGCTGATATAAGAACATTTAGTCCTTTGTATCCTTCAAGAATGATACTTCCACTTCTGGATGAATCATATGGAATATCATATGTAAAGGCTTTTTACAGCAGGTTATCCTTAGAAACCAATCAATTGCAAGGTAGAGCAACAAGATTATTTGTGGGCCCCCTATTGGCAAGTCTCGAGCAGTTAGTAGGGAACGGTCCTTTTTTACAATATCTTCAATCATTTAGATATCCATTGGCAGGTGAGTTTGCTTTTACTAAAGACCTTGCGATGAATTTACGAATTCCTTGTGACTGGGGTTTAGAGATAGGTTTATTATCAGAGGTTTATAGAAACGTAAGAACCTCCAAAATAGCCCAAGTTGACCTAGGTTTGTTTGATCATAAACATAAGAATATTGGTGATTCATCTAAAGAAGGATTGCAAAAAATGTGTACTGAAATACTTTCAAGTGTTTTAAGAGGTCTAATGGAGCATCAAGCAGAGACATTAACAAGTACTCAACTAGCAACTCTAGAAGTTCTCTACAAAAGAGTTGGGGAAGATCGGGTAAAAAAATTTGGATTAGATTCAGCAGTTAATCAACTTCCATACGATAGGCATGAAGAAGAGCTGTCAGTACAAAAATTTGCGAAACTATTGAGACCTGCTACAGAAAATTACCTAGCTTGTCCTACGACCCAGCAATTACCAAGTTGGTCAAGAGTTCTATCTTGTGAGAATAAACTGCAAGAAGATTTGGCAATTGCTGGGACACAAGATATAAAGACAACTAAAAAAGAGTTAATTAAAAACTTCTAA